A window of the Scleropages formosus chromosome 21, fSclFor1.1, whole genome shotgun sequence genome harbors these coding sequences:
- the LOC108920881 gene encoding interferon gamma 1-like isoform X3, whose amino-acid sequence MFPKNTSDKALFRDPVFLRNLQDLESRFEEGEQKVLMGELLDVYLSILEDMMNRTEDDNLKRSITLTRNRVSDLRKHHFQSKGHLKTQLQDLWAIETDDPLVQRKAVRELTTVFHKASVLGSKKKVPARRRRRQAGRRRI is encoded by the exons ATGTTTCCGAAG AATACCAGCGACAAGGCCTTGTTCCGGGACCCCGTTTTTTTGAGGAACCTCCAAGACCTGGAATCCAGATTTGAA GAGGGGGAGCAGAAAGTGCTGATGGGTGAGCTTTTGGACGTGTACCTTAGCATTCTGGAGGACATGATGAACCGCACCGAGGACGACAACCTGAAACGCAGTATTACGCTCACTAGAAACAGGGTGTCTGACCTAAGGAAACACCACTTCCAAAGCAAAGGGCACCTGAAGACCCAGCTGCAGGACCTGTGGGCCATCGAG ACAGATGACCCGCTGGTCCAGCGCAAAGCTGTGCGCGAGCTGACGACGGTATTCCACAAGGCCTCAGTCCTAGGCAGCAAGAAGAAGGTCCCTGCCCGCAGGAGACGACGACAAGCCGGCAGACGGCGGATATAG
- the LOC108920881 gene encoding interferon gamma 1-like isoform X2, with translation MARGNNTSDKALFRDPVFLRNLQDLESRFEEGEQKVLMGELLDVYLSILEDMMNRTEDDNLKRSITLTRNRVSDLRKHHFQSKGHLKTQLQDLWAIETDDPLVQRKAVRELTTVFHKASVLGSKKKVPARRRRRQAGRRRI, from the exons ATGGCGCGAGGGAAC AATACCAGCGACAAGGCCTTGTTCCGGGACCCCGTTTTTTTGAGGAACCTCCAAGACCTGGAATCCAGATTTGAA GAGGGGGAGCAGAAAGTGCTGATGGGTGAGCTTTTGGACGTGTACCTTAGCATTCTGGAGGACATGATGAACCGCACCGAGGACGACAACCTGAAACGCAGTATTACGCTCACTAGAAACAGGGTGTCTGACCTAAGGAAACACCACTTCCAAAGCAAAGGGCACCTGAAGACCCAGCTGCAGGACCTGTGGGCCATCGAG ACAGATGACCCGCTGGTCCAGCGCAAAGCTGTGCGCGAGCTGACGACGGTATTCCACAAGGCCTCAGTCCTAGGCAGCAAGAAGAAGGTCCCTGCCCGCAGGAGACGACGACAAGCCGGCAGACGGCGGATATAG
- the LOC108920881 gene encoding interferon gamma 1-like isoform X1 — translation MNSSHRLLLLCEIWAVTIGWASSVDFVSHNMKEDLQKLKEHFNTSDKALFRDPVFLRNLQDLESRFEEGEQKVLMGELLDVYLSILEDMMNRTEDDNLKRSITLTRNRVSDLRKHHFQSKGHLKTQLQDLWAIETDDPLVQRKAVRELTTVFHKASVLGSKKKVPARRRRRQAGRRRI, via the exons ATGAACTCCTCGCACAGGCTGCTTCTTCTCTGCGAAATATGGGCAGTAACTATCGGATGGGCGAGTTCTGTCGACTTCGTGTCGCACAACATGAAAGAGGACCTACAGAAACTGAAAGAGCATTTT AATACCAGCGACAAGGCCTTGTTCCGGGACCCCGTTTTTTTGAGGAACCTCCAAGACCTGGAATCCAGATTTGAA GAGGGGGAGCAGAAAGTGCTGATGGGTGAGCTTTTGGACGTGTACCTTAGCATTCTGGAGGACATGATGAACCGCACCGAGGACGACAACCTGAAACGCAGTATTACGCTCACTAGAAACAGGGTGTCTGACCTAAGGAAACACCACTTCCAAAGCAAAGGGCACCTGAAGACCCAGCTGCAGGACCTGTGGGCCATCGAG ACAGATGACCCGCTGGTCCAGCGCAAAGCTGTGCGCGAGCTGACGACGGTATTCCACAAGGCCTCAGTCCTAGGCAGCAAGAAGAAGGTCCCTGCCCGCAGGAGACGACGACAAGCCGGCAGACGGCGGATATAG